A section of the Arcobacter arenosus genome encodes:
- a CDS encoding 2Fe-2S iron-sulfur cluster-binding protein: MSELVKFSVNGEDIEAAKGSLLIDSLLDRDIHIPHFCYHQALGKDGNCRMCMVEIEGQKRPQIACDTPVKEGMVVRTQGENIEKVRRDILELELINHPIDCPTCDQAGECKLQDYYMESGFYEARVDVNQKVTAKKRVELGSNVMLDQERCVLCTRCVRFCSDITGTNELGVISRADHSVIGTFPGRPLNNPYAMNVVDLCPVGALTSQDFRFKQRVWFLESFDAICNGCSRACNIRVDHRKEKYKDDQIFRFKPRVNREVNGWFMCDEGRLSYKKEAENRFYTPKIGGEEVIFSNTLTNTYKLLIDEKSTLFLLDPNMSYEEMTNVKNFAKAVNANVSGFAPQYIDETFGDDYLRKSDKCANRASYKELEISEDENEFKKYLDEASLVVVFGNTYFDDKLELLEGKTVVSLFSHETNTISKSDIAIPVASFYEKSGTYINFEGIKQKVISKMNRDNPMETITSILENIQSMIGKGTI, encoded by the coding sequence ATGAGTGAACTTGTAAAATTTTCGGTGAATGGGGAAGATATTGAAGCAGCTAAAGGGAGTCTATTAATAGACTCACTTTTAGATAGAGATATTCATATTCCTCACTTTTGTTATCACCAAGCATTAGGAAAAGATGGAAACTGTAGAATGTGTATGGTTGAAATCGAAGGTCAAAAAAGGCCTCAAATTGCCTGTGATACTCCTGTAAAGGAAGGAATGGTAGTTAGAACTCAAGGTGAAAATATTGAAAAAGTTAGGCGTGATATTTTAGAACTTGAACTAATTAACCATCCAATTGACTGTCCAACTTGTGACCAAGCTGGAGAGTGTAAACTTCAAGATTATTACATGGAGTCTGGTTTTTATGAAGCTAGAGTTGATGTAAATCAAAAAGTTACAGCTAAAAAAAGAGTTGAACTTGGTAGTAACGTTATGTTAGACCAAGAAAGATGCGTGCTTTGTACTAGATGTGTTAGGTTCTGTTCTGATATTACAGGGACCAATGAATTAGGTGTTATTAGTAGAGCAGACCATTCTGTTATTGGAACTTTCCCAGGTCGACCTTTAAATAACCCTTATGCTATGAACGTTGTAGATTTATGTCCAGTTGGAGCTTTAACTTCACAAGATTTTAGATTTAAACAAAGAGTTTGGTTTTTAGAATCTTTTGACGCAATTTGTAATGGTTGTTCAAGAGCTTGTAATATTAGAGTAGATCATAGAAAAGAAAAATATAAAGATGATCAAATCTTTAGATTTAAACCAAGAGTTAACAGAGAAGTTAACGGGTGGTTTATGTGTGATGAAGGAAGACTTTCATATAAGAAAGAAGCTGAAAATAGATTCTACACACCTAAAATTGGTGGTGAAGAAGTTATATTTAGTAATACTTTAACAAATACATATAAACTATTAATCGATGAAAAAAGTACTTTATTCTTATTAGACCCAAATATGTCTTATGAAGAGATGACAAATGTTAAAAACTTTGCTAAAGCAGTAAATGCTAATGTTTCTGGATTTGCTCCACAATATATTGATGAGACATTTGGTGATGATTATTTAAGAAAAAGTGACAAATGTGCAAATAGAGCATCTTACAAAGAATTAGAGATTAGTGAAGATGAAAATGAATTTAAAAAATATCTTGATGAAGCTTCACTTGTAGTAGTTTTTGGTAATACATATTTTGATGATAAATTAGAACTTTTAGAGGGTAAAACTGTTGTTTCTTTATTCTCTCATGAAACTAATACAATTTCAAAATCTGATATAGCTATCCCAGTTGCATCATTCTATGAAAAATCTGGGACATATATCAACTTTGAAGGGATAAAACAAAAAGTAATCTCTAAAATGAATAGAGATAATCCAATGGAAACTATAACTTCAATTTTAGAAAATATTCAATCAATG